A window from Culex pipiens pallens isolate TS chromosome 3, TS_CPP_V2, whole genome shotgun sequence encodes these proteins:
- the LOC120419506 gene encoding mitotic spindle assembly checkpoint protein MAD2A-like isoform X1, giving the protein MSVSGQRNVITLSSSAALLVEYMDYAINMVLYQRDVCPRGQFVTVSHYGMPLFVSRDYTTLNRLQNVLDYIQQVLPLLIPDIKVYLTLKDRATGRAIERWQFLVQNEDLVGPDWKEHKPVTTSRKNPARIQEEIRQTMKQITASISCLPVPPPNGIEWTMAVDVPEWVPIPPGWYRQPLDPIDNPQQLGLRPFSTGLHQMQTVVTYREEAAREM; this is encoded by the exons atgtcaGTCAGTGGACAGAGAAACGTTATCACACTTAGCAGTTCTGCAGCGTTGTTAGTTGAATACATGG ATTACGCAATCAACATGGTCCTGTACCAGCGTGATGTTTGCCCAAGAGGCCAGTTCGTTACTGTTTCACACTACGGAATGCCTTTGTTCGTGTCTAGAGATTACACGACCCTGAACAGACTACAGAATGTCCTGGATTACATCCAGCAAGTGCTCCCACTGCTAATTCCGGACATTAAAGTTTACCTAACCTTAAAGGACAGGGCGACCGGGCGCGCCATCGAACGCTGGCAGTTCCTAGTCCAAAACGAAGACTTGGTAGGGCCAGACTGGAAGGAGCACAAACCGGTTACAACGTCCCGGAAGAACCCGGCTCGAATCCAGGAAGAAATTCGGCAAACGATGAAGCAGATAACGGCTTCCATCAGCTGTCTTCCGGTTCCACCGCCGAACGGGATTGAGTGGACAATGGCAGTCGATGTTCCGGAGTGGGTGCCCATCCCACCCGGTTGGTATCGGCAGCCACTGGATCCGATCGACAATCCGCAGCAGCTGGGACTGCGACCGTTTTCGACCGGGCTGCACCAGATGCAAACGGTTGTTACGTATCGAGAAGAGGCGGCGCGTGAGATGTGA
- the LOC120419505 gene encoding uncharacterized protein LOC120419505 has product MLQSTLGSAQRFKKRERTQNWAYEEKHFLLELCRKDMHIIENKRLDSALTSLKNRAWKIIHQQFAIAFGTDRNCNRLKEQWRRMKACTRAEMLDYQQRIQRYGQEVADRKKPSQFTFEIWEFMQEAKKVCKNELMDDVDYSKMKLSLEENLPQGVSIKECSDENDDESSSMWDKNSTNLCEVQIKEDSSIVDEDEGDDGGYDKCGGRPAKFPRLGALPSSSPYSVADSAAASKFNELLASSFASRISELSNNNNNVVGAGAKGVGLGDLESYSRSFGAGSDPNVSDVPVNMSQTDLSSTLEALNILKSRFHRLNELGQWKNAFHEVQNLSTNSHHHSEGHQHRQSPQQQQQVHHHTREPPLHGRELQTASSPIPATVSASATTNSSSSSNGSANAAAAKLASEQQQQHQQSEHEVRMEILKCDLETAKINKETAEINRQIALQKLNSLNS; this is encoded by the exons ATGCTGCAAAGTACGTTGGGCTCGGCCCAGCGGTTCAAGAAGCGCGAGCGGACGCAGAACTGGGCCTACGAGGAGAAGCACTTCCTGTTGGAGCTGTGCCGGAAGGACATGCACATCATCGAGAACAAGCGGCTGGACAGTGCGTTGACGTCGCTGAAGAACCGGGCGTGGAAGATCATTCACCAGCAGTTTGCGATCGCCTTCGGAACCGACCGGAACTGTAACCGGCTGAAGGAGCAGTGGAGGCGGATGAAGG CCTGCACACGTGCCGAGATGCTCGACTACCAGCAGCGGATCCAGCGGTACGGCCAGGAGGTTGCGGACCGCAAGAAGCCCAGCCAGTTCACGTTCGAGATCTGGGAGTTTATGCAGGAGGCCAAAAAGGTGTGCAAGAACGAACTGATGGACGACGTGGACTACTCGAAGATGAAGCTCTCGCTCGAGGAGAACCTGCCGCAGGGCGTCTCCATCAAGGAGTGCAGCGACGAGAACGACGACGAAAGCTCGTCGATGTG GGACAAAAACTCGACCAATCTGTGCGAGGTACAAATCAAGGAGGACTCGTCAATCGTCGACGAAGACGAGGGGGACGACGGTGGCTACGACAAATGTGGCGGTCGTCCGGCCAAGTTCCCGCGGTTGGGCGCGCTGCCCAGTTCGTCACCGTATTCCGTCGCCGACAGTGCCGCCGCCAGCAAATTCAACGAACTGCTTGCGAGCAGCTTCGCCAGCCGGATCAGCGAGTTGagcaataataacaacaatgtGGTTGGAGCGGGTGCGAAAGGGGTGGGCCTGGGCGACCTGGAGAGTTACTCGCGGTCGTTTGGGGCTGGAAGCGACCCGAATGTGTCCGATGTACCTGTGAACATGTCCCAGACGGATCTGAGCAGCACGCTTGAGGCGTTGAATATCTTGAAGAGTCGTTTTCACCGGTTGAACGAACTTGGGCAGTGGAAGAACGCGTTTCACGAGGTTCAGAACTTGAGCACGAATAGTCACCACCACAGTGAGGGTCACCAGCATCGGCAGTCcccgcagcagcaacagcaggttCATCATCACACGCGGGAGCCACCTCTTCATGGGCGGGAACTCCAGACGGCCAGCTCACCGATTCCGGCCACGGTCAGTGCGTCGGCCACGACaaacagtagcagcagcagcaacggaAGTGCGAATGCCGCCGCTGCCAAGTTGGCCTcggaacagcagcagcagcaccagcaaagCGAACACGAGGTCCGGATGGAGATTCTGAAGTGCGACCTCGAGACGGCCAAAATCAACAAAGAGACCGCCGAAATCAACCGACAGATTGCGCTGCAAAAGTTAAACAGCCTCAACAGTTGA
- the LOC120419506 gene encoding mitotic spindle assembly checkpoint protein MAD2A-like isoform X2 → MVLYQRDVCPRGQFVTVSHYGMPLFVSRDYTTLNRLQNVLDYIQQVLPLLIPDIKVYLTLKDRATGRAIERWQFLVQNEDLVGPDWKEHKPVTTSRKNPARIQEEIRQTMKQITASISCLPVPPPNGIEWTMAVDVPEWVPIPPGWYRQPLDPIDNPQQLGLRPFSTGLHQMQTVVTYREEAAREM, encoded by the coding sequence ATGGTCCTGTACCAGCGTGATGTTTGCCCAAGAGGCCAGTTCGTTACTGTTTCACACTACGGAATGCCTTTGTTCGTGTCTAGAGATTACACGACCCTGAACAGACTACAGAATGTCCTGGATTACATCCAGCAAGTGCTCCCACTGCTAATTCCGGACATTAAAGTTTACCTAACCTTAAAGGACAGGGCGACCGGGCGCGCCATCGAACGCTGGCAGTTCCTAGTCCAAAACGAAGACTTGGTAGGGCCAGACTGGAAGGAGCACAAACCGGTTACAACGTCCCGGAAGAACCCGGCTCGAATCCAGGAAGAAATTCGGCAAACGATGAAGCAGATAACGGCTTCCATCAGCTGTCTTCCGGTTCCACCGCCGAACGGGATTGAGTGGACAATGGCAGTCGATGTTCCGGAGTGGGTGCCCATCCCACCCGGTTGGTATCGGCAGCCACTGGATCCGATCGACAATCCGCAGCAGCTGGGACTGCGACCGTTTTCGACCGGGCTGCACCAGATGCAAACGGTTGTTACGTATCGAGAAGAGGCGGCGCGTGAGATGTGA